A DNA window from Desulfobaculum bizertense DSM 18034 contains the following coding sequences:
- the hflX gene encoding GTPase HflX — protein sequence MTSDQAREIAILSQGIGRQIALLIDRQGRPYMVLIGDPGGIYIPDISSARRSTGRLRGLRLLHTHLSKEGLSQEDLMDLVFLRLDAMTVLTVDRMGGPVDIYEATLLPPNAENTPYRITGPVPYHSVETDYRAQVEAIEDELARSGAQLSKDATSSGQRDTAILVSVSTDPQYRQKISLEELADLADTAGVDSGGTMIQRVRALNPKTILGKGKLAELEVMALQANAGVILFDQELTPAQMRNLADVTERKILDRTQLILDIFAQHATSRSGKLQVELAQLQYTLPRLVGKNQALDRLMGGIGGRGPGETKLELDRRRVRDRITRIKKELGKLRKRRKATRLRRAKAGLPVVALVGYTNAGKSTLLNTLTQSEVLAENKLFATLDPTTRRLRFPQEQEIILTDTVGFIRKLPDELKEAFRATLEELEAADLLLHVTDAGHPELEVHAGAVEEILREMSLNEIPRILVLNKWDSLDAEGRSMVKNIFPGGIPASAIDRSTLRPLVSATLAKAFPGWHEEPTADLDPQAIEEEFFTVDEEFPDDIFDDEDESSTT from the coding sequence ATGACCAGCGATCAGGCCCGAGAGATTGCCATTCTCTCGCAGGGCATAGGCCGACAGATCGCCCTGCTCATCGACAGGCAGGGGCGGCCATACATGGTGCTCATTGGTGACCCCGGTGGTATTTACATCCCGGATATTTCCTCTGCCCGCCGTAGCACAGGCCGTCTTCGCGGCCTCCGTCTTTTGCACACCCATCTTTCAAAAGAAGGTCTCTCTCAGGAAGACTTGATGGACCTTGTTTTCCTGCGTCTGGATGCCATGACCGTGCTGACGGTTGACCGCATGGGCGGCCCTGTGGACATCTACGAAGCAACGCTTCTGCCCCCAAACGCCGAGAACACGCCGTACCGCATCACCGGTCCCGTGCCCTATCACAGCGTAGAGACGGACTACCGCGCACAGGTCGAGGCCATCGAGGACGAGCTTGCACGCTCCGGTGCCCAGCTCAGCAAAGATGCGACGTCCTCAGGCCAGCGCGACACTGCCATTCTGGTCAGCGTTTCCACTGACCCGCAGTACCGCCAAAAAATTTCCCTTGAAGAGCTGGCAGACCTTGCCGACACCGCAGGTGTCGACTCTGGCGGCACCATGATTCAGCGCGTACGCGCCCTGAACCCCAAGACCATTCTGGGCAAAGGCAAACTCGCCGAGCTGGAAGTCATGGCACTTCAGGCTAATGCTGGCGTCATTCTCTTTGACCAGGAACTCACCCCAGCCCAGATGCGCAACCTTGCCGACGTGACCGAACGCAAGATTCTGGACCGTACCCAGCTCATTCTGGACATCTTTGCCCAGCACGCCACGTCCCGCTCTGGCAAGCTTCAGGTTGAACTTGCCCAGCTCCAGTACACCCTGCCGCGTCTGGTCGGCAAAAATCAGGCCCTCGACAGGCTCATGGGTGGCATTGGTGGCCGTGGTCCCGGTGAAACCAAGCTGGAACTGGACCGCCGCCGTGTTCGTGACCGCATCACCCGCATCAAGAAAGAACTCGGAAAGCTCCGCAAACGTCGCAAGGCAACCCGCCTGCGCCGTGCCAAGGCGGGCCTGCCAGTCGTTGCGCTTGTGGGCTACACAAACGCGGGCAAATCCACGCTGCTCAATACCCTGACCCAGAGTGAAGTGCTCGCCGAAAACAAGCTCTTTGCCACGCTGGACCCCACAACCCGCCGTCTGCGCTTCCCTCAGGAACAGGAAATCATCCTCACCGACACGGTTGGATTCATTCGCAAGCTCCCGGACGAACTCAAAGAAGCCTTCCGCGCCACCCTTGAGGAACTCGAAGCCGCAGACCTGCTGCTCCATGTCACAGACGCCGGGCACCCAGAGCTTGAAGTGCATGCTGGAGCCGTTGAGGAAATCCTTCGCGAAATGTCCCTTAACGAGATTCCCCGTATTCTCGTTCTCAACAAATGGGACAGTCTCGACGCCGAGGGCCGCAGCATGGTCAAAAATATTTTCCCCGGCGGCATTCCTGCCTCAGCCATCGATCGCAGCACCCTGCGTCCTCTGGTCTCGGCCACCCTCGCCAAAGCCTTCCCAGGCTGGCACGAAGAGCCAACCGCAGACCTTGACCCGCAGGCCATTGAAGAAGAATTCTTTACTGTGGACGAGGAATTCCCGGACGATATTTTTGATGACGAAGACGAGAGCAGCACAACCTGA
- the ald gene encoding alanine dehydrogenase: protein MIIGVPKEVKTLENRIALTPGCTQTLVRRGHTVLIERNAGTGSGITDEEFQKAGAKLVSAEEAWGAELVVKVKEPIPDEFQYLRKEQILFTYLHLANDRPLTEAMLHSGCTGIAYETVQLKDGTLPLLMPMSEVAGRMASQVGAHYLEKSQNGRGILLGGVPGVSPGAVVILGAGIVGTNAAKMAMGLGAQVTMIDINQRRLVYIDDVFNGRIITMSSTEHNIRQAVKYADLLIGSVLIPGAKAPQLVTADMIPTMKPGSVVVDVAIDQGGCIETSKPTTHLKPTYMVDGVLHYGVTNMPGAVPRTSTFALTNQTIPYILKLAEQGVDAVRNDDALLPGLNTYNGTLTCHAVGDAFGMKSVAPEDIL, encoded by the coding sequence ATGATTATCGGCGTTCCCAAAGAGGTAAAGACACTCGAAAACCGTATTGCACTCACTCCCGGTTGCACCCAGACGCTTGTTCGCCGCGGGCATACCGTTCTCATTGAGCGCAACGCAGGCACTGGTAGCGGAATTACTGACGAAGAATTCCAGAAAGCTGGTGCAAAACTTGTCTCTGCAGAAGAGGCATGGGGTGCTGAGCTCGTCGTCAAGGTCAAAGAACCTATCCCCGACGAATTCCAGTACCTGCGTAAGGAGCAGATCCTGTTTACGTATCTGCACCTTGCCAATGACAGACCTTTGACAGAAGCCATGCTTCATTCTGGCTGTACCGGCATTGCGTACGAGACAGTCCAGCTGAAAGACGGAACCCTGCCGCTGCTCATGCCCATGAGTGAAGTTGCAGGCCGCATGGCCTCTCAGGTCGGTGCGCACTATCTGGAAAAATCCCAGAATGGCCGAGGAATTCTCCTTGGTGGCGTGCCCGGCGTTTCTCCTGGCGCAGTCGTGATTCTTGGTGCCGGCATTGTTGGTACCAACGCGGCAAAGATGGCTATGGGCCTTGGTGCTCAGGTCACGATGATCGATATTAACCAACGTCGCTTGGTGTACATTGATGACGTCTTTAACGGACGAATTATCACCATGTCTTCCACCGAGCATAACATCCGGCAGGCCGTCAAATACGCAGACCTGCTCATCGGTTCGGTTCTCATTCCCGGTGCAAAGGCCCCCCAGCTGGTCACCGCAGACATGATCCCGACCATGAAGCCCGGTTCCGTCGTTGTTGACGTTGCCATTGACCAGGGTGGCTGTATCGAAACCAGCAAGCCAACCACCCATCTCAAGCCCACCTACATGGTGGACGGTGTTCTCCACTACGGTGTGACGAACATGCCCGGTGCTGTACCGCGTACGTCGACGTTCGCTCTGACGAACCAGACTATCCCGTACATTCTGAAGCTTGCTGAACAAGGCGTGGACGCTGTGCGGAATGATGACGCACTGCTCCCTGGCCTGAATACATATAATGGCACTCTCACGTGTCATGCTGTCGGCGATGCCTTTGGCATGAAGTCGGTAGCACCGGAGGATATCCTCTAA
- a CDS encoding PPC domain-containing DNA-binding protein: MDYRKFGSKLLIRLDPGEELVASLTEICKKEQIVLASVSGIGAVNRVTVGLFRTKEKKYLSDELRDDFEITALAGNVSTMNGETYLHLHITVANAEHKTFGGHLNEAHVSATAEIVLDILDGEIDRFHSDEIGLNLLKFD; encoded by the coding sequence ATGGATTACAGAAAATTTGGTTCCAAGCTGCTGATTCGACTGGACCCCGGCGAAGAGCTGGTCGCATCCCTCACTGAAATTTGCAAAAAAGAACAGATTGTCCTTGCCTCGGTGAGTGGCATTGGCGCAGTCAACCGCGTCACAGTGGGACTCTTCCGCACAAAGGAAAAAAAATATCTTTCTGACGAGCTGCGCGATGATTTTGAAATCACAGCGCTCGCTGGCAATGTGTCGACCATGAACGGTGAAACGTATCTGCACCTGCACATCACCGTGGCCAATGCCGAGCACAAAACCTTTGGCGGGCACCTGAACGAGGCGCATGTGAGCGCCACCGCAGAAATTGTTCTGGACATTCTGGATGGCGAGATTGACCGCTTTCACAGCGATGAGATCGGCCTGAACCTGCTCAAGTTTGATTAG
- a CDS encoding FliI/YscN family ATPase — translation MNILQDVNPCQVFGKVSKVVGLIAEGRGIKAPLGAVCELLPEGRKGRPIQAEVVGFRDGACLFMPYGEMRGIRPGTLIRNTSTPQLFPVGEGLLGRTVDAFGKPMDSGDPILPETFYPLYAEPLNPLERPRITEPLDVGVRAVNSLVTLGKGQRVGIMAGSGVGKSTLMGMMARYTKADVNVIALVGERGREVLEFIEKDLGPEGMDRSVLVVATSDCSPLVRMRAAYAASTIAEFFRDQGKDVLLMMDSVTRFAMAGREVGLAAGEPPTTRGYTPSVFAALPRLLERAGRSGRGTITGIYTVLVDGDDFNEPIADAVRSILDGHIVLTRELAGQGHYPAIDVLKSISRLRSDIAPREVLDAGRQFVQQLATYRKVEDMVNIGAYAKGSNPEIDRAIEMFGPERDFLQQQVEFGAGIEESYSGLVALMQQGGAA, via the coding sequence ATGAATATTTTGCAGGACGTGAACCCCTGTCAGGTCTTTGGCAAGGTCAGCAAGGTTGTTGGCCTGATTGCTGAAGGTCGGGGCATCAAGGCACCGCTTGGAGCGGTGTGCGAACTGTTGCCCGAGGGCAGAAAGGGACGGCCGATTCAGGCCGAAGTCGTGGGCTTTCGTGATGGTGCCTGCCTGTTCATGCCCTATGGCGAGATGCGCGGCATCCGTCCGGGGACGCTGATTCGCAACACCTCAACCCCGCAGCTCTTTCCGGTTGGAGAAGGGCTTTTGGGGCGCACTGTTGATGCCTTTGGCAAGCCAATGGACAGCGGTGATCCGATTCTTCCCGAAACATTTTATCCGCTTTATGCCGAACCGCTGAATCCGCTGGAGCGGCCCCGGATTACCGAGCCGCTGGACGTGGGTGTGCGTGCTGTGAACAGTCTGGTGACCCTTGGCAAAGGCCAGCGCGTGGGCATCATGGCTGGTTCTGGTGTGGGCAAGTCCACGCTTATGGGCATGATGGCGCGCTACACCAAGGCTGACGTCAACGTAATTGCCCTTGTTGGTGAACGTGGGCGTGAGGTGCTGGAATTTATTGAAAAGGACCTTGGTCCCGAAGGCATGGACCGTTCCGTGCTGGTTGTGGCGACCTCGGATTGCAGCCCGCTCGTGCGAATGCGCGCCGCGTATGCCGCATCGACCATTGCGGAGTTCTTCCGCGATCAGGGCAAAGACGTGCTCCTGATGATGGACTCGGTGACCCGTTTTGCCATGGCTGGCCGAGAGGTTGGACTTGCGGCTGGTGAGCCGCCGACGACCCGTGGCTATACGCCGTCGGTGTTTGCCGCGCTGCCGCGACTTCTTGAACGGGCAGGCCGTTCCGGTCGGGGCACCATTACTGGCATTTATACGGTGCTGGTTGATGGCGACGATTTTAATGAACCAATCGCTGACGCAGTGCGCTCAATTCTGGACGGGCACATTGTCTTGACGCGAGAGCTGGCAGGGCAGGGGCATTACCCGGCCATTGATGTGCTCAAAAGTATTTCCCGACTGCGTTCGGACATTGCACCGCGCGAGGTGCTGGATGCCGGGCGTCAGTTTGTGCAGCAGCTCGCCACCTATCGAAAGGTGGAAGACATGGTCAACATTGGCGCGTACGCCAAAGGGTCAAATCCTGAGATTGACCGGGCCATTGAAATGTTTGGCCCTGAACGAGATTTTTTGCAGCAGCAGGTCGAGTTTGGTGCGGGCATTGAGGAAAGTTATTCTGGCCTTGTTGCGCTTATGCAGCAGGGAGGGGCTGCCTGA
- the fliE gene encoding flagellar hook-basal body complex protein FliE encodes MDDPISASRAQEIAAQYMKVEKPLSETVTDSLKKVNDLQTEKNMMIEEFASGRTQNVHELMISLQKAGLAMRMTSAVRNKVMQAYRELAQMQF; translated from the coding sequence ATGGATGATCCCATTAGCGCCTCCAGAGCACAGGAAATTGCCGCCCAGTACATGAAAGTGGAAAAGCCACTTTCGGAAACCGTGACGGATTCTCTGAAAAAGGTGAATGACCTTCAGACAGAGAAAAACATGATGATTGAAGAGTTTGCATCCGGCCGTACCCAGAACGTGCATGAGCTGATGATTAGCCTCCAGAAAGCTGGTCTCGCCATGCGTATGACATCTGCGGTGCGCAATAAAGTGATGCAGGCGTATCGTGAACTGGCCCAGATGCAGTTCTAG
- the fliF gene encoding flagellar basal-body MS-ring/collar protein FliF codes for MPPFLNQTFDKLQSYWGKTTMSQRVLIAGLAATVVVTFFMLIFWLNKPDYRVLYSRLYPEDASTVVTMLQKEGVKYELSDNGGTIKVPADKVYDLRLKVAGEGKVHGQGIGFEIFDDVKVGQTDFVQRINYQRALQGELARTISEFPQVERARVHLVLPHKSLFVEEKASPTASVVLKLRQGEKLKPEEMSGIVNLVSMAVEGLDPNHITVADTKGNLVYIPAENDAQASTQQEQRRNIEHALESRIEQMLMPLYGPGRVIAKVNADLDFSRKTIHKQEFDPSSAVVRSEQRSEESQQGDANLQSGSGEPNFRGDGPGDAISKQNATRETRTTNYEINKIEQEIIAPVGELDRLTVAVIVDGDYTQVMDAQGEPTGEFTFVAKNAAELERVRALVSNAVGIDDIRGDSLQVTCMSFGGPEQEIKPNLSQIIMEYVQRLGKPFLNGLLIFLFLVLVVRPVVMALIRPKTEVEGVEGVAGLPEGDARIALLEAEEENEDQDLEAIRKIDDIRAHSLQLSEQNMDCAMAIINTWLKEEATA; via the coding sequence ATGCCTCCCTTTCTGAATCAGACGTTTGACAAACTTCAGTCCTACTGGGGCAAGACGACCATGTCCCAGCGAGTGCTGATTGCCGGACTCGCTGCAACAGTTGTTGTCACATTTTTTATGCTTATTTTCTGGCTGAACAAGCCAGATTACCGGGTGCTGTATTCCCGCCTGTATCCTGAAGACGCCTCCACCGTCGTCACGATGCTCCAGAAAGAAGGCGTGAAGTACGAGCTTTCGGACAATGGCGGAACCATTAAGGTTCCTGCTGACAAGGTCTATGACCTGCGCCTCAAGGTTGCCGGAGAAGGCAAGGTGCATGGTCAGGGCATTGGCTTTGAAATTTTTGATGACGTGAAGGTCGGCCAGACTGACTTTGTACAGCGCATCAATTATCAGCGCGCCCTTCAGGGTGAGCTGGCCAGAACCATCAGTGAATTCCCGCAGGTTGAGCGCGCACGAGTCCACCTCGTCCTGCCGCACAAAAGTCTGTTTGTGGAAGAAAAAGCCTCCCCAACGGCTTCTGTGGTTCTGAAACTGCGACAGGGCGAAAAGCTCAAGCCAGAAGAAATGTCTGGCATCGTGAATCTGGTCTCCATGGCTGTTGAAGGTCTGGACCCCAATCACATCACTGTTGCAGATACCAAGGGCAATCTGGTCTACATCCCGGCAGAAAATGATGCGCAGGCATCAACGCAGCAGGAGCAGCGTCGAAATATTGAACATGCTCTTGAGTCCCGCATCGAGCAGATGCTGATGCCGCTGTATGGTCCGGGCCGCGTGATTGCCAAGGTCAACGCTGACCTCGACTTTAGCCGCAAGACCATTCACAAGCAGGAGTTTGACCCCTCCAGCGCCGTTGTTCGAAGCGAGCAGCGCAGTGAAGAAAGCCAGCAGGGTGATGCAAATCTCCAGTCTGGCAGCGGTGAACCGAATTTCCGTGGCGATGGTCCCGGTGATGCGATTTCCAAGCAGAACGCCACCCGCGAGACCAGAACCACGAACTATGAAATCAACAAGATTGAGCAGGAAATCATTGCTCCTGTGGGCGAACTTGACCGTCTGACCGTGGCTGTCATCGTTGATGGTGATTACACGCAGGTGATGGACGCTCAGGGCGAGCCAACCGGTGAGTTCACCTTTGTGGCCAAGAATGCCGCAGAGCTGGAACGCGTTCGGGCACTGGTTTCCAATGCTGTTGGTATTGATGACATTCGGGGTGACAGCCTTCAGGTGACCTGCATGTCCTTTGGTGGTCCAGAGCAGGAGATCAAGCCTAACCTCTCGCAGATCATCATGGAATACGTGCAGCGTCTCGGAAAGCCGTTCCTCAATGGTCTCCTGATTTTCCTCTTCCTCGTCCTTGTTGTCCGTCCTGTTGTGATGGCGCTCATTCGACCCAAGACCGAGGTCGAAGGTGTTGAGGGCGTGGCTGGCCTCCCGGAAGGTGATGCCCGTATCGCGCTGCTCGAAGCAGAGGAAGAAAATGAGGATCAGGACCTTGAAGCCATTCGAAAAATTGATGATATTCGTGCACATTCGCTCCAGCTTTCGGAGCAGAACATGGATTGTGCAATGGCGATTATCAATACCTGGCTTAAAGAGGAGGCAACAGCATAA
- a CDS encoding FliH/SctL family protein produces MSSSTEKKARGGRIIVGINGNGLSEEDLEKLRGATETGWTPGMEREYLERVQHKATKHAKTLVTKAMHEAESIRGKAYEEGVQQGLNDCQAQLDAAVDQSAETLARALQSVEEGKKQLFEQQRKDLAQLARLVIDKMLTVELDAQREQVMDGLLEQALDAIDSTRRLVVRIRPEDEEMMTALMERARENHPDLERWSLKLDQTLEAGGMVLESQEGVADNSIAGRLSIIEPLLDQLDAGTGDEA; encoded by the coding sequence TTGTCTAGCAGCACAGAAAAAAAGGCTCGGGGCGGGCGCATTATCGTTGGTATCAACGGCAATGGCCTGTCCGAAGAAGACCTTGAAAAGCTGCGTGGCGCAACCGAGACGGGCTGGACCCCGGGCATGGAGCGTGAATACCTTGAGCGCGTGCAGCACAAGGCAACAAAGCATGCCAAGACTCTGGTCACCAAGGCCATGCACGAAGCCGAAAGCATTCGGGGCAAAGCCTATGAAGAGGGCGTGCAGCAGGGACTGAATGATTGTCAGGCCCAGCTGGATGCCGCTGTGGACCAGAGTGCGGAAACACTGGCCCGTGCTCTCCAGTCTGTTGAAGAGGGCAAGAAGCAGCTTTTTGAGCAGCAGAGAAAGGATTTGGCGCAGCTTGCCCGGCTGGTCATCGACAAGATGCTGACTGTTGAGCTTGATGCCCAGCGTGAGCAGGTCATGGATGGACTTTTGGAGCAGGCGCTGGATGCCATTGATTCGACGCGCCGTCTGGTGGTCCGCATTCGTCCCGAAGACGAAGAGATGATGACCGCGCTGATGGAGCGTGCCCGTGAAAATCACCCTGACCTTGAGCGCTGGAGCCTGAAACTGGACCAGACGCTTGAGGCTGGCGGGATGGTGCTCGAAAGTCAGGAAGGTGTTGCAGATAACAGCATTGCCGGACGCCTGAGCATCATTGAACCTCTGTTGGACCAGCTTGATGCTGGCACGGGAGATGAGGCGTGA
- a CDS encoding tetratricopeptide repeat protein, with the protein MSSQIDYEINKELGECYLQMGDLDKAREYYGKAIDDSHAAPYMGLATIAFQQADLDTALEMYSHAAAIDKGDKPIAGMGLVEVQQGKNAEAFAHFSAALELNPHNIIAALMIVKLGHALDRVAEVVPFLENFLSVEPNNEDVRYSLAGCLSCLERQNDAKAQLETLLAANPEHTAAQELLAQL; encoded by the coding sequence ATGAGCAGTCAGATTGATTACGAAATCAACAAAGAACTTGGCGAATGCTACCTGCAGATGGGCGACCTTGATAAGGCTCGCGAATACTACGGCAAGGCCATTGATGACAGCCATGCAGCTCCATACATGGGCCTGGCAACCATTGCGTTCCAGCAGGCTGACCTGGACACAGCTCTGGAAATGTACAGCCATGCAGCAGCCATCGACAAAGGCGACAAACCCATTGCAGGCATGGGACTTGTTGAAGTGCAGCAGGGCAAGAATGCCGAAGCATTTGCCCACTTTTCTGCTGCGCTGGAGCTGAACCCGCACAACATCATTGCCGCGCTTATGATCGTCAAGCTGGGCCATGCCCTTGACCGCGTTGCAGAGGTTGTTCCCTTCCTCGAAAATTTCCTGAGCGTCGAGCCTAACAACGAAGACGTTCGCTACTCTCTGGCTGGCTGCCTGAGCTGCCTTGAGCGTCAGAATGATGCCAAGGCCCAGCTGGAAACCCTGCTCGCAGCCAATCCTGAGCACACTGCAGCTCAGGAGCTGCTCGCTCAGCTCTAG
- the flgB gene encoding flagellar basal body rod protein FlgB, whose translation MKSLFEPQIHLTEKVLNLRLMRQNVVMSNLANISTPNYRPRRLEFEKDLQTALDLETRGKLSKTEGQSMSHDFDATGFGPRLTENIKPRTIPGEDNVDLDKEMSAMAKNTLMYNALTTVIKKNFDGIDSVITEGGR comes from the coding sequence ATGAAAAGCCTTTTTGAACCTCAGATTCACCTTACTGAGAAGGTGCTCAATCTCCGTCTCATGCGTCAAAATGTCGTCATGAGCAATCTCGCCAACATTTCGACACCGAACTATCGACCCCGTCGTCTGGAATTTGAAAAAGATCTCCAGACCGCTTTGGATCTCGAAACGCGTGGCAAACTGAGCAAGACCGAAGGCCAGAGCATGTCGCATGATTTTGACGCGACTGGTTTTGGCCCGCGCCTGACAGAGAACATTAAGCCGCGGACGATTCCCGGCGAGGACAATGTGGACCTCGACAAGGAAATGTCCGCAATGGCGAAAAATACCCTGATGTACAACGCATTGACCACCGTCATCAAAAAGAATTTTGACGGGATTGATTCGGTTATTACCGAGGGAGGCCGCTAA
- a CDS encoding IMP cyclohydrolase — MEHVRIRRAILSVTDKSGLVEFARFLADNDVELFSTGGTRRMLLEAGLDVKSVSDVTGFPEIMNGRVKTLHPHIHAGILADKDNKEHMQTLKDLDLAPFDLVCVNLYNFADAAAKELDLKSAIEQIDIGGPCMLRASAKNFHSVLVVPGTAHYERITKELAANDMQAPLALRKDMAAATFRQTNQYDGMIADYLEKHDA, encoded by the coding sequence ATGGAACACGTACGTATTCGCCGCGCTATTCTGAGCGTGACTGACAAAAGCGGGCTGGTCGAATTTGCCCGTTTTCTGGCAGACAATGACGTTGAGCTGTTTTCCACGGGCGGAACCCGTCGGATGCTTTTGGAAGCTGGTCTGGACGTCAAGTCCGTGAGCGATGTGACTGGTTTTCCTGAAATCATGAACGGCCGGGTCAAGACCCTGCACCCGCACATTCATGCAGGCATTCTGGCCGACAAAGACAACAAAGAGCACATGCAGACCCTCAAGGATCTGGACCTTGCGCCCTTTGATCTGGTCTGCGTCAATCTCTACAACTTTGCTGACGCCGCAGCCAAAGAGCTGGACCTCAAGTCTGCCATTGAGCAGATCGACATTGGTGGTCCCTGCATGCTGCGCGCGAGCGCCAAAAATTTCCACTCCGTTCTGGTCGTGCCCGGTACTGCGCACTACGAGCGCATCACCAAAGAGCTTGCTGCAAACGACATGCAGGCTCCCCTTGCCCTGCGCAAGGACATGGCAGCCGCAACCTTCCGTCAGACAAACCAGTATGACGGCATGATTGCTGACTACCTCGAAAAGCACGACGCATAA
- the flgC gene encoding flagellar basal body rod protein FlgC: MDFMTALDIAASGMSTERTNLNVVSMNLANAKTTRTPEGGAYRRKTVVRAATDVDSPFSAVMQDSLSRELKGSRVLGIAEDSRPFKRVLEPGHPDADEQGYVNYPDINVVEEMTQMLTSTRSYEAEVASVENIKGMFTRALDIGK, from the coding sequence ATGGATTTCATGACTGCGCTCGATATTGCTGCTTCTGGCATGTCTACTGAGCGGACAAACCTGAACGTTGTGTCGATGAACCTTGCAAATGCCAAGACGACTCGCACGCCAGAGGGCGGAGCCTACCGCCGCAAGACCGTTGTTCGCGCTGCGACTGATGTTGATTCACCATTTTCTGCTGTGATGCAGGACAGCCTGTCCCGCGAGCTGAAAGGAAGCCGGGTTTTGGGCATTGCCGAAGACAGCCGCCCGTTCAAGCGGGTTCTGGAGCCGGGACACCCAGATGCAGATGAGCAGGGCTATGTGAATTATCCAGACATCAACGTGGTGGAAGAGATGACGCAGATGCTGACCTCCACCCGGTCCTATGAAGCGGAAGTCGCATCCGTGGAAAACATCAAGGGCATGTTTACCCGTGCTCTGGATATCGGGAAATAA
- the fliG gene encoding flagellar motor switch protein FliG, whose translation MAVLTGTQKTAILMLALGEKFTSDVFQRLDRADIARISKAMVEMETIPKDQVEEVLREYHHQLILNSEMLMGGPDTVKKLISNNLDAETAKYVLDALDLDSGPTPFRELENVSPRILSQILRNEHPQTLALILGHLHPDQAAELLQSLPAGVRPEVLMRLARLEAVAEDMLLEVDKVLQSQLIAMGGKEGKKVGGVQSVAEILNAVDRATEEEVLSEIEEESSQMAEDIRNLMFVFEDIKALDDRSIRELLKEVSNDDLTKALKGASEDLKEKFFGNLSERAATMIREDLEIMGPVRLSEVEGSQQNIVKVVRRLEGEGRVMIGRGGGDVFV comes from the coding sequence ATGGCTGTCCTGACTGGTACACAAAAAACAGCAATTCTGATGCTTGCTCTTGGCGAGAAATTTACGTCTGACGTGTTTCAGCGTCTGGACCGGGCCGACATTGCCCGCATCTCCAAGGCGATGGTTGAGATGGAGACTATTCCCAAAGATCAGGTCGAAGAGGTCCTGCGGGAATATCACCACCAGCTTATCCTGAATTCCGAGATGCTCATGGGTGGCCCAGACACCGTGAAAAAGCTCATCAGCAACAATCTGGATGCCGAGACCGCCAAGTATGTTTTGGACGCTCTCGATCTGGATTCTGGCCCGACACCGTTCCGCGAACTGGAAAACGTCAGCCCCAGAATCCTGTCCCAGATTCTTCGCAACGAGCATCCGCAGACTTTGGCGCTCATTCTTGGGCACCTGCACCCGGATCAGGCCGCAGAACTGTTGCAGTCCCTGCCCGCTGGCGTGCGTCCGGAAGTGCTTATGCGACTGGCCCGGCTCGAAGCTGTGGCCGAAGACATGCTTCTCGAAGTGGACAAGGTTCTCCAGAGCCAGCTCATTGCCATGGGCGGCAAGGAAGGCAAGAAGGTCGGTGGCGTTCAGTCTGTTGCCGAAATCCTCAATGCCGTGGACCGCGCGACCGAAGAAGAAGTGCTTTCGGAAATCGAGGAAGAATCTTCGCAGATGGCCGAGGACATCAGAAACCTTATGTTCGTTTTCGAGGACATCAAGGCTCTGGACGACCGTTCGATTCGCGAACTGCTCAAGGAAGTGTCCAACGACGATCTGACCAAGGCACTCAAGGGTGCCAGCGAAGACCTCAAGGAAAAGTTCTTTGGCAACCTCTCGGAGCGTGCTGCAACCATGATTCGCGAAGATCTCGAAATCATGGGACCGGTTCGCCTTTCCGAGGTGGAAGGTTCGCAGCAGAACATCGTCAAGGTGGTTCGCCGTCTGGAAGGCGAAGGACGCGTCATGATTGGCCGCGGAGGCGGAGATGTCTTTGTCTAG